A genomic region of Paroedura picta isolate Pp20150507F chromosome 4, Ppicta_v3.0, whole genome shotgun sequence contains the following coding sequences:
- the LRRN2 gene encoding leucine-rich repeat neuronal protein 2, whose amino-acid sequence MCPVKAFTLHGSWTCLLKMRHFQLNLLLICVATTTAIPVVPWKVKCPLQCVCQIRPWYTPRSVYREAATVDCNDLFISTVPESLPEGTQILLLQSNNIAKVEQTELDYLKNLTELDLSQNSFSDILDFGLKNMPQLLSLHLEENQLIELPDNSFLGLVTLQELYLNHNQIRRISPKAFLGLGNLLRLHLNSNRLRTIDSRWFQVLPSLEILMIGGNKVDAILDMNFRALSNLRSLVLAGMNLREISNYALEGLRSLESLSFYDNKLLNVPKKALQQVPGLKFLDLNKNPLQRVKQSDFTNMLHLKELGLNNMEELVSIDKFALINLPELTKLDVTNNPKLSYIHPSAFHHLPQMETLMLNNNALSALHKQTLESLPNLQEISIHSNPIRCDCVIRWVNSTENHIRFIEPQSTLCAEPPDLKKKHIRDVPFREMTDRCLPLISDKSFPSHLEVVDGESISLHCRALAEPEPEIYWVTPSGRKLLPYSDDGKFKVYPEGTMEIRKVTAQEAGLYTCMAQNLIGADTKSIILMVNSSLPFSEDALELLVKEVQAYHILVAWKPHLNTVSSNLTWSSFSPNLDMTNMARIPIGTHMYNITRLHHDTEYWACLHVAFIDLQSKVACVNARTREAQNRYLGSRQSLLIVLSLCMLLLCISLIGNYGLSLLKPQAGSHGTCMLWKTGTSSVRVVYPPFVKYWDRGRRSEKLLAVEVQATLLDS is encoded by the coding sequence ATGTGTCCTGTAAAAGCTTTCACCTTACATGGAAGTTGGACTTGCCTGCTGAAAATGAGACACTTCCAACTGAACTTGCTTCTCATCTGTGTGGCAACTACCACTGCAATTCCTGTTGTGCCCTGGAAAGTCAAATGCCCACTGCAGTGTGTCTGCCAGATCAGGCCATGGTACACACCCAGGTCTGTATACAGGGAGGCAGCCACAGTTGACTGTAATGATTTGTTCATCTCCACAGTGCCTGAAAGCTTGCCAGAGGGGACTCAGATCCTTCTCTTGCAAAGTAACAATATTGCCAAGGTTGAGCAGACTGAGCTGGACTATCTGAAAAATCTGACTGAACTGGATTTGTCACAGAACAGCTTTTCTGACATTTTGGACTTTGGCTTGAAAAACATGCCCCAGTTGCTGAGCCTTCACCTGGAAGAGAATCAACTGATTGAATTGCCTGATAATAGTTTCCTGGGCCTGGTCACTCTTCAGGAGCTTTATCTTAACCACAATCAAATACGCAGGATCTCTCCCAAAGCCTTCCTAGGCCTTGGAAACCTCCTTCGGCTTCACCTCAACTCCAACCGCCTGAGGACAATTGACAGTCGCTGGTTTCAAGTACTGCCCAGTCTGGAGATCCTCATGATTGGAGGCAACAAAGTAGATGCCATTTTGGATATGAATTTCAGGGCCCTATCAAATCTGAGGAGTTTGGTTCTAGCAGGAATGAACCTGAGGGAGATTTCAAATTATGCACTGGAAGGCTTGAGAAGTCTAGAAAGTCTGTCTTTCTATGACAACAAGCTACTAAATGTCCCTAAGAAGGCACTACAGCAAGTCCCTGGTCTTAAATTCTTGGATCTGAACAAAAATCCACTTCAGAGGGTTAAGCAGAGTGATTTCACAAATATGCTCCACCTCAAGGAACTGGGACTCAACAACATGGAGGAGTTGGTTTCTATTGACAAGTTTGCCTTGATCAACCTTCCTGAACTGACCAAACTAGATGTGACCAACAACCCTAAACTGTCGTACATCCACCCCAGTGCTTTCCACCACCTCCCCCAGATGGAAACCCTCATGCTGAACAACAATGCCCTAAGTGCCTTGCATAAGCAGACACTGGAGTCCCTTCCCAATCTGCAGGAAATCAGCATCCATAGCAACCCCATCCGCTGTGACTGTGTCATCCGATGGGTCAACAGTACTGAGAACCACATACGTTTCATTGAGCCACAGTCCACGTTATGTGCAGAGCCTCCAGACCTAAAGAAAAAGCACATCCGAGATGTCCCTTTTAGGGAAATGACTGACAGGTGCCTGCCCCTCATCTCTGACAAAAGCTTTCCTTCACATTTAGAGGTGGTAGATGGAGAGTCCATCTCTCTGCACtgcagagctctggcagaaccAGAACCAGAGATATACTGGGTCACACCATCAGGTCGTAAGTTGTTGCCATACTCAGACGATGGGAAATTTAAAGTGTATCCTGAAGGGACAATGGAAATCCGCAAGGTCACAGCGCAAGAGGCTGGGCTCTACACATGTATGGCTCAAAACCTCATTGGTGCAGATACCAAAAGCATAATTCTGATGGTCAACAGTTCTTTACCCTTCAGCGAGGATGCCCTGGAGCTATTAGTGAAGGAAGTCCAGGCCTACCATATTCTGGTTGCCTGGAAACCTCACCTCAACACAGTTTCTTCTAACCTCACATGGTCCAGCTTCAGTCCCAACTTAGATATGACCAACATGGCTCGTATCCCAATAGGCACTCACATGTACAATATCACACGACTCCACCATGACACAGAATACTGGGCTTGCCTTCATGTCGCCTTCATAGACTTGCAGAGTAAGGTGGCTTGTGTCAATGCCAGGACTAGAGAGGCTCAAAATCGATACCTCGGAAGCAGGCAGAGCCTACTGATTGTGTTGTCTCTCTGCATGTTGTTGCTGTGTATAAGCCTTATAGGCAACTATGGTTTGAGCTTACTCAAGCCACAGGCTGGAAGCCATGGGACCTGCATGTTGTGGAAAACAGGCACATCTTCAGTGCGTGTGGTGTATCCACCCTTCGTCAAATACTGGGATCGAGGAAGGAGGAGTGAGAAGCTTCTGGCTGTGGAGGTACAAGCAACACTGCTGGACTCTTGA